The following coding sequences are from one Parabacteroides pacaensis window:
- a CDS encoding four helix bundle protein codes for MALSEDLPLYRDTYRLLNLLLPLTQGFPRFFRYGLGSRMVELNLDISAPRERTMNYINE; via the coding sequence ATGGCATTATCCGAAGATTTACCTCTTTATCGTGACACCTATCGGCTGCTGAACCTGCTTCTACCGCTGACACAGGGTTTTCCCCGGTTCTTCCGGTACGGTTTGGGTAGCCGGATGGTGGAGTTGAATCTGGATATATCCGCCCCAAGAGAAAGAACAATGAATTATATAAACGAATAA
- a CDS encoding fimbrillin family protein — translation MKNKLKYTFLLPLLALAACSNDDDALPVTVQQPQAGDALEITVRADDFEPDGAADTRATDNGAVTTFENGDRVGIIILDASSNILADNIPYKYNGSSWSFDDANGEGKTPCYYNEEASTYLVYFPYSKEANNVKTIEGLKDKFKPQSNQSTQEGYRASDLMTWSTTGTAQKTLNVTLKHAYASVSLSPKVNYMLDDGNNTPCVAPSIKVSDVSLTVNNDIYIAYQTSDGSYRCILPVGTQGNIRCFYTIVGKTYNHTISISSATTNTRYVSAPEIKDTYSLDQARVGDFYCKKEGGNSYLIPGDVAELTDTQQAACIGIVYSTDVKRIGAAAKEVLKNNGVANPHGLVMALTNASDGCRWGDSNEDENSGGTTGEPFKDNTNQLAKQYKNVDGYAETQWIIDTYGSSGTTLQDTYTAFYHANRYGTTDGGTAQYAAPTNTTGWFIPSMGQWWDILSGLGGIDLSSYQSSTGGSTSIPNTSLTAVKNMNTYLQKISGATQFSQGNSFWSSSEYNGLDACYVYFSSSDRLSLTYYNKNYSGGYRKVRCSFAF, via the coding sequence ATGAAAAACAAATTGAAATATACATTCTTGCTCCCGTTGCTGGCATTGGCAGCTTGCAGCAATGACGACGACGCACTGCCCGTCACCGTACAGCAACCGCAGGCGGGCGATGCCCTTGAAATCACCGTCCGTGCCGATGACTTCGAGCCGGACGGCGCCGCCGATACCCGTGCCACGGACAACGGTGCAGTGACTACTTTTGAGAACGGCGACCGTGTAGGCATCATTATCTTGGATGCCAGTAGCAATATATTAGCCGACAACATCCCTTATAAGTACAACGGCAGTTCGTGGTCTTTCGACGACGCCAACGGCGAAGGCAAAACCCCATGCTATTATAACGAAGAAGCTTCGACCTACCTCGTCTACTTCCCTTACAGCAAGGAAGCGAACAATGTAAAAACGATAGAGGGATTAAAAGACAAATTCAAGCCTCAATCCAACCAAAGCACCCAAGAAGGCTACCGTGCTTCCGACCTGATGACGTGGAGTACTACCGGTACAGCCCAAAAGACCCTGAACGTCACTTTGAAGCATGCTTATGCTTCGGTCTCCCTTTCTCCCAAGGTGAATTACATGCTTGATGATGGGAATAATACACCTTGTGTTGCTCCTTCTATAAAGGTTTCTGACGTCAGCTTAACGGTCAATAATGATATCTATATTGCTTATCAGACATCCGACGGCAGTTATCGTTGTATTCTCCCTGTCGGTACTCAAGGAAATATCCGTTGCTTTTATACGATTGTTGGCAAAACTTACAATCATACAATCAGTATATCCAGTGCAACCACCAATACTCGCTACGTTTCTGCACCGGAAATCAAAGACACCTATAGTCTCGACCAAGCAAGGGTAGGCGATTTCTATTGCAAGAAAGAGGGTGGTAATAGTTATCTGATTCCCGGAGACGTCGCTGAGCTGACCGATACACAGCAAGCCGCCTGCATCGGCATCGTTTACAGTACCGATGTGAAGCGCATCGGCGCCGCTGCCAAGGAAGTGTTGAAAAATAACGGCGTAGCGAATCCTCACGGTCTTGTCATGGCGCTTACCAATGCCTCCGATGGTTGCCGGTGGGGAGATAGTAACGAAGATGAGAACAGCGGCGGCACTACCGGAGAGCCTTTCAAAGACAACACCAACCAATTAGCGAAGCAATACAAGAACGTGGACGGTTACGCTGAAACGCAGTGGATAATCGATACCTATGGAAGCAGTGGTACTACTTTGCAGGATACTTATACCGCCTTTTACCATGCTAACCGTTACGGGACGACAGATGGTGGTACGGCGCAGTACGCCGCTCCCACTAATACCACCGGTTGGTTTATTCCCAGTATGGGGCAATGGTGGGATATTTTGTCCGGTTTGGGCGGGATAGATTTGAGTAGTTACCAGAGTAGTACGGGTGGTTCTACATCTATACCCAATACTTCTTTAACAGCCGTCAAGAATATGAATACGTATTTGCAGAAAATATCCGGTGCGACGCAGTTCAGTCAGGGTAATTCCTTTTGGTCGAGTTCGGAGTACAATGGCCTCGACGCCTGCTACGTGTACTTCAGCAGCAGTGACCGCCTGTCCTTGACCTACTACAATAAGAACTACAGCGGCGGCTACCGTAAGGTGCGGTGTTCCTTCGCTTTCTGA
- a CDS encoding fimbrillin family protein gives MKRKNILQFVRQTMRRPMMPSALCILALLMAACTQDEPADGTALPEGKYPMTFSTAVEGLTVSRANTAEGEWTEGDAVAVKVGNDVKQYTPATGSTPVTLQAASNVTPFYWQKSDETKKVSAWYCGTEYKETLPATWAVQSNQSTENGKGYQQSDFLYAPETTISFAERNNASLTFYHQTAKVIINIVNGEAATNVNQIQSVVIGNNNIALSGTYTKPNTGQTAGTWNTSSATMSTITPKSITPASGCLKSYAALVIPQDVTDKFIAVTLNNSNTYYYTPENNDGNLQAGQQHTYNITVKGTKLEVTTETPVSWTDEELQSSDTPTEVTSFRVTLSGSNLPTLASLNNITNESDNVYKTTGNSFSFTIPKNGRNGFLIQKGLADVAQKEEDGNVIYTCTNVRSDLALKYGDCPQVGDYYYSDGTWSSTYTPGTSPACIGVVFKVGAGTGDYRSNYYGKLSSILGYVAALQNANGGNKLAWSTEKINTGVSTSQTNFDGYSNTQIITNISGYKTKYPAFESCINNNGTAAPSSSSGWYMPSLAQIKALYDISNSISSNFTTANGAVLSSSSDYWASNEYDADYVWHFNTGGGGSLWHDTEKTVSTKDYVRAILTF, from the coding sequence ATGAAACGAAAGAACATTTTACAATTTGTCCGGCAGACGATGCGCCGCCCGATGATGCCTTCGGCCCTATGCATTCTTGCCCTGCTCATGGCTGCCTGCACGCAGGACGAACCGGCGGACGGCACCGCCCTGCCCGAAGGCAAGTACCCGATGACGTTCTCCACCGCCGTGGAGGGGCTGACGGTTTCGCGCGCCAACACTGCCGAAGGAGAGTGGACGGAGGGCGATGCCGTTGCCGTGAAGGTAGGGAATGATGTGAAGCAATACACCCCGGCAACCGGCAGCACGCCCGTTACCCTGCAAGCCGCCTCTAATGTCACCCCGTTCTACTGGCAGAAGTCCGACGAGACAAAGAAGGTCAGCGCATGGTATTGCGGAACGGAATACAAAGAAACGCTTCCGGCGACATGGGCGGTGCAGTCTAACCAAAGCACCGAGAACGGTAAAGGCTACCAGCAAAGCGACTTTCTCTACGCCCCGGAAACGACAATCTCCTTCGCCGAAAGAAATAACGCATCGCTAACCTTCTACCACCAGACGGCAAAGGTAATCATCAACATCGTGAACGGCGAAGCAGCCACTAATGTCAATCAGATACAGAGTGTCGTTATCGGCAATAATAATATCGCCTTGTCGGGCACATACACCAAGCCGAATACAGGTCAGACCGCAGGCACATGGAATACAAGTAGCGCTACAATGAGCACCATCACCCCGAAAAGCATTACCCCCGCCTCCGGATGCCTGAAATCCTACGCCGCCCTCGTCATCCCGCAGGACGTGACGGACAAGTTCATCGCCGTAACGCTCAACAACAGCAACACCTATTATTATACCCCCGAGAATAACGACGGCAACCTCCAAGCAGGTCAACAACATACCTACAATATCACCGTGAAGGGGACAAAGCTGGAAGTGACAACAGAAACTCCCGTTTCATGGACTGATGAAGAATTACAAAGCAGCGACACTCCCACAGAAGTTACCTCCTTCCGCGTCACGCTTTCCGGTAGTAACTTGCCCACTCTTGCCAGCCTCAACAACATTACAAATGAAAGTGACAACGTTTATAAAACAACCGGCAACTCCTTCTCCTTCACCATTCCAAAAAATGGAAGGAACGGCTTCCTCATCCAAAAAGGCTTGGCTGATGTGGCACAAAAAGAAGAGGATGGCAATGTTATCTATACCTGCACCAACGTCCGTTCGGATTTGGCTCTGAAGTATGGCGACTGCCCACAAGTAGGCGATTATTACTATTCGGACGGTACTTGGTCATCTACGTATACTCCTGGCACTTCACCCGCCTGCATTGGTGTTGTCTTTAAAGTAGGTGCCGGTACGGGAGACTATAGAAGTAATTATTACGGCAAACTGTCAAGCATCCTTGGTTACGTAGCTGCTTTGCAAAATGCCAATGGAGGTAATAAACTGGCATGGAGCACCGAGAAAATAAATACAGGCGTAAGCACCAGTCAGACGAATTTTGACGGATATAGCAACACGCAAATCATAACGAATATATCCGGTTATAAAACGAAATATCCGGCTTTTGAAAGCTGCATCAACAATAACGGCACTGCTGCCCCGTCTTCTTCAAGCGGTTGGTACATGCCCTCGCTTGCACAGATAAAAGCCTTATATGATATTAGCAACAGTATCAGCTCCAACTTTACAACAGCGAATGGTGCAGTATTATCATCGTCAAGCGATTATTGGGCAAGTAATGAATATGATGCAGACTATGTTTGGCATTTTAACACCGGTGGCGGCGGCTCTCTTTGGCATGATACTGAAAAGACAGTCTCTACTAAAGATTATGTCCGTGCCATTCTTACTTTTTAA
- a CDS encoding DUF2442 domain-containing protein — MWTEVMKAEYLDGYRIMVSFNDGVRRIVDFTNLINRFPIFKALGDINVFKKFRVTDTLEWDNGKIDIAPEYLYENGLPA, encoded by the coding sequence ATGTGGACTGAAGTAATGAAAGCAGAGTATTTGGATGGTTACCGTATTATGGTTTCCTTCAATGACGGAGTCCGCAGGATTGTAGATTTTACGAACCTGATAAACAGATTCCCGATATTTAAAGCTTTGGGCGACATCAACGTTTTCAAGAAGTTCCGCGTGACTGACACCCTCGAATGGGACAACGGGAAAATAGACATCGCACCCGAATATCTTTATGAAAACGGGCTGCCCGCCTGA
- a CDS encoding DUF4160 domain-containing protein, translated as MIPPHFHARYQNYKILVEIENGAVKGEMSERALRLILEWLSLHREDLKEAWAKASRGEEPDKIEPLK; from the coding sequence ATAATCCCCCCTCATTTTCATGCCCGGTATCAGAACTATAAGATACTTGTCGAAATAGAGAACGGGGCAGTGAAAGGAGAAATGTCTGAAAGGGCATTGAGGTTAATACTGGAATGGCTGAGCCTTCATCGTGAAGATTTGAAAGAAGCATGGGCAAAAGCTTCCCGCGGTGAAGAACCTGATAAAATAGAACCTTTAAAATAA
- a CDS encoding type II toxin-antitoxin system VapC family toxin: MRYLIDTNILIYAVAEPDLLSTDVAAIIAEPDTVLYISAESVKEMVVAYRNKGLWSKRWKTAEDMVKSIEDEYYVKILPVKKEHILTYSKMEINEAQCHKDPSDHVIIAHAITERLPLISSDTRFEFYRSQGLDLIFNRK; this comes from the coding sequence ATGAGATACCTGATAGATACCAATATCCTTATTTATGCTGTGGCAGAACCGGATTTGCTGAGCACCGATGTTGCCGCAATCATAGCAGAGCCTGATACAGTGCTCTACATCAGTGCAGAGTCTGTAAAAGAAATGGTAGTGGCCTACCGCAACAAGGGTTTATGGTCCAAGCGTTGGAAAACGGCGGAAGACATGGTGAAATCCATTGAGGACGAATATTACGTCAAGATACTTCCTGTAAAAAAGGAGCATATACTGACATATTCCAAGATGGAAATCAACGAGGCGCAATGCCATAAAGACCCTTCCGACCACGTCATTATCGCCCACGCCATTACCGAGCGGTTGCCGCTTATATCGAGTGACACCCGTTTTGAATTCTACCGCAGCCAAGGGCTTGACCTGATATTCAATCGGAAATAG
- a CDS encoding HU family DNA-binding protein, protein MKANYNLAHRINPASGDKKEKLWYAVPAGKGTLDEDETASLAVVDTTLSKGEYKHVMEVSSEKLTPAIMSGIAVTIGKLGKLRLSFGGKGAATIDEFDAQTMIKNAKFIFTPSKELKAALAGATFEIEGIVEDGIKYGSVASYRKAKGLPGSGEEGGGGSDDDIL, encoded by the coding sequence ATGAAAGCGAATTACAACTTGGCTCACCGCATCAACCCGGCGAGCGGCGACAAAAAAGAGAAACTCTGGTATGCCGTGCCCGCAGGTAAAGGCACACTCGACGAAGACGAAACGGCAAGCCTTGCCGTGGTCGACACCACCCTCTCCAAGGGCGAGTACAAACACGTAATGGAAGTAAGCAGCGAAAAGCTGACCCCCGCCATCATGAGCGGTATCGCCGTCACCATCGGCAAGCTGGGCAAGCTCCGCCTGTCGTTCGGCGGCAAAGGCGCTGCTACCATCGACGAGTTCGATGCGCAGACGATGATAAAGAACGCCAAGTTCATCTTCACCCCCTCCAAAGAACTGAAAGCCGCCCTTGCCGGTGCCACGTTCGAAATCGAGGGCATCGTGGAAGACGGCATCAAGTACGGCTCGGTAGCCTCCTACCGCAAAGCAAAAGGCCTGCCCGGCAGCGGCGAAGAAGGTGGCGGAGGTTCGGACGACGACATCTTGTAA
- a CDS encoding fimbrillin family protein, translating into MKAKYLLIATAATLLAACSNDENVTDNGPVEARVTAGFGAMSRAVNTDDTWARNDEIGVMVTKVEQSGGSGTTSGMVDRYKNVKYITEQGGGTATFKAAEAGQGIFFQDATETVTFAAYYPYQTSTDASTLPGAITVNTKDNNTDAKQAKIDFLFATGATASKSSPAVEFKDNSATPGATNCQFLHKMAQLKLVIVGSTADGFTEEEAKAVCAGASTYKLGGLKHEGAFTLEVSSGTATGTAASTGTADGDWNITGCMKKDEESAYKRTYTLVLLPQDCSSSALTFQATIGGQTYKNTTDITPNLKAGNTYTYTITAKKKGLEVSGCTIKAWTSNDDKSGDATM; encoded by the coding sequence ATGAAAGCAAAGTATTTACTGATTGCAACCGCCGCCACACTGTTGGCAGCTTGCAGCAACGACGAGAATGTAACGGACAACGGACCGGTGGAAGCACGGGTTACGGCAGGGTTCGGTGCGATGTCACGCGCCGTAAACACGGACGACACATGGGCCCGGAACGATGAAATAGGTGTGATGGTTACCAAAGTAGAACAGTCCGGCGGTAGTGGTACTACCAGTGGCATGGTTGACCGCTACAAGAATGTAAAATACATAACAGAGCAGGGTGGCGGTACCGCCACATTTAAGGCAGCGGAAGCGGGTCAGGGTATCTTCTTTCAGGATGCCACTGAAACAGTGACTTTTGCCGCTTATTATCCTTATCAGACAAGTACCGATGCAAGCACCTTGCCCGGTGCCATTACAGTTAATACTAAAGATAACAATACCGATGCCAAGCAGGCAAAGATTGATTTCCTGTTTGCCACGGGAGCAACGGCTTCCAAAAGCAGCCCGGCAGTGGAATTCAAGGATAACAGTGCCACTCCCGGCGCCACCAATTGCCAGTTCCTACACAAAATGGCACAGTTGAAACTGGTCATTGTGGGTTCAACCGCCGATGGCTTTACCGAAGAGGAAGCTAAAGCAGTCTGTGCCGGTGCCAGCACTTATAAATTAGGCGGACTGAAACACGAAGGTGCATTCACTTTGGAAGTATCAAGTGGAACAGCCACCGGAACTGCGGCAAGTACAGGAACAGCCGATGGCGATTGGAATATCACCGGATGCATGAAAAAAGATGAGGAAAGCGCATACAAACGTACCTATACCCTCGTCCTTCTGCCCCAGGACTGTTCAAGCTCAGCTTTGACGTTCCAAGCTACCATAGGAGGACAAACCTATAAAAACACCACTGATATCACCCCCAATCTGAAAGCCGGTAATACCTACACCTACACTATTACCGCCAAGAAGAAAGGGCTGGAAGTGAGCGGATGCACCATCAAAGCATGGACCTCCAATGATGATAAGAGTGGTGATGCCACAATGTAA
- a CDS encoding fimbrillin family protein: MNNNNNNYKSMKNYLIPAIAALALAACSNNENEPADRTDGQPIPVEFRASVGVTETRAVDQAWSATDAIGIFMVKAGQSFVPEQISEGAENIRYVVDAAATGTFKPDGTTIYFPMDNSEVDFYAYCPQGSVTKEETTTHYLYAVNVGTQTDQEALDLLYSNDVKGKKKTDKAITLNFNHQLCKVILTVELGEGTVAADMSGLTVKVNAQNTTATFDLTAGALKADAANTADITLHKQADAYVYEAILLPDAATTRTFEFDLNNGHDAPFTWEMKKALTAGNKYTYTVKLNRTGVEVTGQIGSWNTEEGGEVDAN; encoded by the coding sequence ATGAATAATAATAATAACAACTATAAGTCAATGAAGAATTATCTGATTCCTGCAATCGCGGCACTTGCATTGGCCGCTTGCAGCAATAATGAGAATGAACCGGCGGACAGGACAGACGGACAGCCCATTCCGGTAGAGTTCCGTGCTTCCGTGGGAGTGACGGAAACCCGTGCCGTCGACCAGGCCTGGTCCGCAACCGATGCCATCGGTATCTTTATGGTGAAAGCCGGACAATCGTTTGTGCCGGAACAAATCAGCGAGGGAGCGGAAAACATCCGCTACGTGGTGGATGCAGCCGCTACCGGAACCTTCAAACCCGACGGCACCACCATCTACTTCCCGATGGATAACAGCGAGGTGGATTTCTATGCTTACTGTCCGCAGGGAAGCGTCACAAAAGAGGAAACGACAACGCATTACCTCTACGCCGTCAACGTGGGCACACAAACCGACCAGGAAGCTCTCGACCTGCTATACTCCAACGATGTAAAAGGAAAGAAGAAGACGGACAAGGCCATTACCCTCAACTTCAATCACCAGCTTTGCAAGGTGATACTGACCGTAGAACTCGGCGAGGGAACCGTTGCCGCTGACATGAGCGGGCTGACGGTAAAGGTGAACGCCCAGAACACCACCGCCACCTTCGACCTCACCGCAGGCGCACTGAAAGCCGATGCCGCAAACACTGCCGACATCACCCTCCATAAGCAGGCTGACGCATACGTCTATGAAGCCATCCTGCTGCCCGATGCCGCTACCACCCGCACTTTCGAGTTCGACCTGAACAACGGGCACGACGCCCCCTTCACCTGGGAGATGAAAAAGGCGCTCACAGCCGGGAACAAGTACACCTACACCGTGAAACTGAACCGCACGGGCGTGGAAGTAACCGGACAGATAGGTTCCTGGAATACGGAAGAAGGCGGAGAAGTGGATGCCAACTAA
- a CDS encoding fimbrillin family protein: MKKQALTALTVTVLLLAGCGDNADTGTENDTRVPLRISGGIDLKTRAHDKTWDAGDAIGIYMTDAGTVTVAEGAANRKYVTAQGDEAFKAAESQTIYFPINGDKVDFLAYYPFEPALTDGALTIDVSNQTAPQAIDLMTAWTVSTAEKPLDKEHYEVSLNFTHRLTKLCLTIAAGNGISLRDLEGLKVEITNQRTEGSYAPLSEVFGVASEPIKTVVLRTAADGTAADAILIPTTEAGGINPIVAGRQLVFTLAGTGEIFRWPVPDDKAFNQGDKNIYDITINRTGLDVTATIKDWNEGNGGGEPGSAE; encoded by the coding sequence ATGAAAAAACAAGCATTAACAGCCTTGACCGTAACCGTACTGCTGCTGGCAGGTTGCGGTGACAATGCGGATACGGGTACGGAAAACGATACGCGCGTGCCCCTTCGGATAAGCGGCGGTATCGACCTGAAAACGCGTGCCCACGATAAGACATGGGATGCAGGGGATGCTATCGGCATCTATATGACGGACGCCGGAACGGTGACAGTGGCGGAAGGTGCCGCAAACCGCAAATATGTAACCGCCCAGGGCGATGAAGCGTTCAAAGCGGCGGAAAGCCAGACCATCTATTTCCCCATCAACGGGGACAAGGTTGATTTCCTGGCCTATTACCCCTTTGAACCGGCATTGACCGACGGCGCATTGACGATTGATGTCAGCAACCAGACCGCCCCGCAAGCCATCGACCTGATGACGGCGTGGACAGTGAGTACAGCAGAAAAGCCGCTGGACAAGGAGCATTACGAAGTGTCCCTGAACTTTACCCACCGCCTGACCAAACTCTGCCTGACCATTGCCGCCGGTAACGGCATCTCCCTCCGGGACCTCGAAGGGCTGAAGGTGGAGATAACCAACCAGCGGACGGAAGGAAGCTATGCCCCCTTATCTGAAGTCTTCGGAGTGGCTTCGGAACCCATAAAGACAGTTGTCCTCCGCACAGCTGCGGACGGCACTGCGGCCGATGCCATTCTGATTCCCACTACCGAAGCCGGAGGCATCAACCCCATTGTGGCAGGCAGACAGCTCGTCTTCACCCTTGCCGGAACGGGAGAAATATTCCGGTGGCCCGTCCCCGACGACAAAGCTTTCAACCAGGGCGACAAGAATATCTATGATATCACCATCAACCGCACAGGCCTCGACGTGACGGCCACCATCAAGGACTGGAACGAAGGCAACGGCGGAGGCGAACCCGGCAGTGCCGAATAA
- a CDS encoding FimB/Mfa2 family fimbrial subunit → MMKYRIEKQPEGNVRKESPGVGKTSMLLIGLALILMTGCVKDDLYNTPHPDRGAVVVTVDWSGRSSDATVPESYLLCIGEEEQAVTGETNVFKTLFASGQQKLLVCHRTEGITIDGDIATVNTLADGMLEPMPGFLFSAAKELEIAKDDTLRVTAVMQQHIRTLKLTLKLAAGDEERITHTAATLTGILSALDLRSGTAAATEGKTIVPTFSIGTNSGGMRSAGQPVLSASLRLLGTVTGEKQLLTLAITMPDGYVHTLTTDLTEMLKNFGEAEMEPLELDAGLELPTEAGMSATISDWTVVDNGHIDIH, encoded by the coding sequence ATGATGAAATACAGAATCGAAAAACAGCCGGAGGGCAACGTTCGGAAAGAATCTCCCGGCGTTGGGAAAACAAGTATGCTCCTGATAGGGCTTGCCCTTATCCTTATGACCGGCTGCGTGAAGGACGACCTTTACAACACGCCGCATCCCGACCGTGGGGCGGTAGTGGTGACCGTCGACTGGAGCGGACGCTCTTCGGACGCCACCGTGCCGGAAAGTTATCTGCTGTGCATCGGTGAGGAAGAACAGGCGGTAACCGGCGAAACCAACGTATTCAAAACCCTGTTCGCCTCGGGACAGCAAAAACTGTTGGTCTGCCACCGGACGGAGGGAATAACCATCGACGGGGATATCGCCACTGTGAATACACTTGCCGACGGCATGCTGGAACCGATGCCCGGCTTCCTGTTCTCCGCGGCGAAAGAACTGGAAATAGCAAAGGATGATACCCTACGGGTGACTGCGGTGATGCAACAGCACATCCGCACGCTGAAGCTAACCCTGAAACTGGCTGCCGGTGACGAAGAACGCATCACCCACACCGCTGCCACACTGACGGGAATCCTGTCCGCCCTGGATTTGCGGAGCGGAACCGCCGCGGCAACCGAAGGAAAAACAATCGTCCCCACTTTCAGCATCGGGACGAACAGCGGAGGAATGCGTTCGGCCGGGCAACCCGTATTGTCCGCCTCCCTGCGGCTCTTGGGAACTGTGACCGGCGAAAAGCAACTGCTGACGCTCGCCATCACCATGCCCGACGGCTACGTGCATACCCTCACCACCGACCTGACCGAAATGCTGAAAAACTTCGGTGAAGCCGAAATGGAACCGCTGGAACTGGATGCCGGGCTGGAACTGCCCACCGAAGCGGGAATGAGCGCAACCATCAGCGACTGGACGGTGGTGGACAACGGACATATCGACATACATTAA
- a CDS encoding DUF3575 domain-containing protein: MQRKAMDIYGLGVRNNFLTYTADVSYTKKTGNTQPPVLFSSLIFCLLLFCLPAPAYAEGTGILDTSIDYRDILLPILLLLVAALLVIIGGLVVRLRHRSNQLRTSREYLVRYITYYLELKKQVPDVKEPYPFGPSEITPKEFIKVMDNMLRRIMYLSLFVLFALPLAAQNTASDSTYTFRFIHGKEMFYVAYRDNARVLDRLILRLDSCRDRLSGGYLYVSVTSYVPRGADEAKIRRMGYLRNSHVKSELITRAKLTERMFVTDKVIIGTHADGLTDVVVVTFTAPVAKVKQIAWTTAAEKVVAYLRETQQSAGLQAAEPGTEPQETEREEAPSLAAEGNFEPPAASTEPPMASVEPATASPAAISQPVPATEVPDAKNEFLLRANLLRWATLTPDLGVEWRIDRRWSVLLNGTWTSWSWDGKNRRYALWEVSPEVCYYIGKEKRGYVGAMYHAGQFNYKLGDTGKQGDLMGGGVTGGYLLRLNRSLALDFSLGIGCTHAEYDKYAVTDGVRVKRGKGNKNYWGVNHAGITLVWQLK, encoded by the coding sequence ATGCAAAGAAAAGCAATGGACATATATGGTTTGGGGGTTAGAAATAATTTTCTAACATACACTGCAGATGTATCCTATACTAAAAAAACAGGAAATACACAACCCCCCGTACTTTTTTCATCACTCATATTCTGCCTGCTCTTATTCTGCCTGCCCGCCCCGGCGTATGCCGAAGGAACAGGCATCCTCGATACTTCCATTGATTACAGGGATATCCTCCTGCCTATACTGCTGCTGCTCGTAGCCGCCCTTTTGGTTATTATCGGCGGGCTTGTCGTGCGCCTTCGCCACCGGAGCAACCAGCTTCGCACGAGCCGCGAGTATTTAGTGCGCTACATTACCTATTATCTGGAGTTGAAAAAGCAGGTTCCCGACGTGAAGGAGCCTTACCCTTTCGGCCCTTCGGAGATTACTCCCAAAGAATTTATCAAAGTTATGGACAATATGTTGAGAAGAATCATGTACCTGTCGCTCTTCGTGCTGTTTGCGCTGCCTCTTGCGGCGCAGAATACGGCATCGGACAGCACCTACACTTTCCGTTTCATACACGGGAAAGAAATGTTTTATGTCGCTTACCGGGACAATGCGCGTGTGCTCGACCGGCTTATCCTCCGGCTCGATTCGTGCCGCGACCGGCTCTCCGGCGGTTACTTGTATGTAAGCGTCACCAGCTATGTCCCCCGCGGAGCGGACGAAGCGAAAATCCGGCGCATGGGCTACCTGCGCAACAGCCATGTGAAGAGCGAACTGATAACCCGTGCCAAACTCACGGAGCGCATGTTCGTCACCGACAAGGTGATAATCGGCACCCATGCCGACGGGCTTACGGACGTGGTAGTGGTCACCTTCACCGCTCCGGTGGCGAAGGTGAAACAGATAGCCTGGACGACGGCAGCAGAGAAAGTCGTCGCTTACCTGAGAGAGACGCAGCAGTCCGCCGGGCTGCAAGCGGCTGAACCGGGGACAGAGCCGCAGGAAACCGAACGGGAAGAAGCCCCTTCGCTCGCCGCAGAGGGCAATTTCGAACCGCCGGCAGCATCAACAGAACCGCCGATGGCATCAGTCGAACCGGCAACTGCCTCCCCGGCGGCAATATCACAGCCTGTCCCCGCAACGGAAGTGCCGGATGCAAAGAATGAATTCCTGCTACGTGCCAACCTGCTGCGCTGGGCAACGCTTACCCCCGATCTGGGTGTGGAGTGGCGCATCGACCGCCGTTGGAGCGTACTGCTGAACGGCACGTGGACTTCGTGGAGTTGGGACGGCAAGAACCGCCGCTACGCCTTGTGGGAAGTCTCGCCCGAAGTGTGCTATTATATAGGTAAGGAGAAACGCGGTTACGTCGGTGCAATGTACCATGCCGGGCAGTTCAACTACAAGTTAGGGGACACCGGCAAGCAAGGCGACCTGATGGGCGGCGGCGTGACGGGCGGCTACCTGCTGCGGCTGAACCGTTCGTTAGCGCTGGACTTCTCGTTAGGCATCGGCTGTACCCATGCCGAGTATGACAAATACGCGGTCACGGACGGCGTGCGCGTGAAGCGCGGCAAAGGGAACAAGAACTATTGGGGTGTGAACCATGCCGGAATCACCCTTGTATGGCAACTCAAATAA